One genomic segment of Paenibacillus xylanexedens includes these proteins:
- the spoVT gene encoding stage V sporulation protein T, whose product MKATGIVRRIDDLGRVVIPKEIRRTLRIREGDPLEIFVDRDGEVILKKYSPIGELGDFAKEYAESLYESTGHVTMISDRDTIITVAGGSKKEYLDKQVGQLLEGCMENRKTILETNNGSYELSKDHDETLSSFVIAPIISGGDPIGTVILFNKDESVKMSQMEVKMSETAAGFLGKQMEQ is encoded by the coding sequence ATGAAAGCTACTGGTATTGTCCGCCGTATAGATGACCTTGGTCGTGTGGTCATTCCAAAAGAAATCCGCCGTACGTTACGTATTCGTGAAGGTGATCCACTGGAAATTTTCGTGGATCGTGATGGAGAAGTTATCCTTAAAAAATATTCGCCAATTGGCGAACTTGGTGATTTTGCCAAAGAATATGCAGAATCCCTGTATGAGAGTACAGGACATGTAACGATGATTTCTGACCGGGATACCATTATCACGGTGGCAGGTGGTTCGAAAAAAGAGTATTTGGACAAGCAGGTAGGTCAACTGTTAGAGGGATGTATGGAAAACAGGAAGACCATTTTGGAAACAAACAACGGTTCTTATGAACTTAGCAAAGATCATGACGAGACGTTATCCTCTTTTGTTATTGCGCCGATTATTTCAGGTGGTGACCCCATCGGAACGGTTATCCTGTTCAATAAGGATGAATCGGTGAAGATGTCTCAGATGGAAGTGAAGATGTCTGAGACGGCTGCTGGTTTCCTTGGCAAGCAAATGGAACAATAG
- a CDS encoding putative polysaccharide biosynthesis protein — translation MKQPSTGSRLLQGAFILGLAAIISKIIGAFQKIPLQNLGGDGVFGIYNTVYPLYMLIITLAAAGLPLAVSKFVAEQNALGRPDESRRIIRLSSLLLGGIGIIMALLMYAGAPLIADMIGNRHVVPSIRAASWALLFVPVMTGLRGYFQGLQQMVPTAVSQVVEQTIRVTVMIVLLLWLMRRDASLETIAAGAMMGSVAGGMVGLLTMLGYMVRHRRKGREVVNGQLDSEWSSKGGEVGSERHERQENTPVTPLKKTVSAINPALAERSRSNGEWIRTLLMYAIPVCLGSLAVPLMNLVDTFTVPRLLRGEGLDELQSMVSFGIYNRGLPLVQLVTMLATSLSVLFIPAMAEARLKGGPEAVRQQAGLALRWFWLIGLAASAGLAVLAEPINRMLYGDAAGTEALRYMALTAAGSTVSIIAAALLQGLGAVRAPAFSMLAAAGVKALLNVMLVPALGISGAALAGAVAYMLAAGLNVALLARLVALRPAPGAVLAKPALVIAAMSLAALGTAWAAEAVLGGMGVAADRRLAAMGVSLLGIAAGSAVFLLAAARTGLLTAAELAAVPKLGPRLAKLLRRLHVLR, via the coding sequence ATGAAACAGCCGTCTACAGGATCAAGGCTGCTACAGGGTGCATTTATACTTGGGCTTGCCGCCATTATCTCTAAAATCATTGGTGCTTTTCAGAAGATTCCGCTGCAGAATCTGGGGGGAGACGGTGTATTTGGCATCTACAATACGGTGTATCCGTTATATATGCTCATTATCACGCTTGCTGCTGCAGGGCTGCCGCTGGCCGTATCCAAATTCGTAGCAGAACAGAATGCACTCGGAAGACCAGACGAGAGCAGAAGAATTATTCGACTATCTTCCCTACTGCTCGGGGGAATTGGAATTATAATGGCGCTCTTGATGTATGCAGGTGCGCCGCTGATCGCTGACATGATTGGCAACCGCCATGTGGTTCCATCGATTCGTGCAGCTTCATGGGCGTTATTGTTCGTACCGGTGATGACAGGGCTGCGTGGATATTTTCAGGGATTACAACAGATGGTTCCAACAGCGGTATCACAAGTGGTGGAGCAGACGATACGTGTCACCGTCATGATTGTTCTGCTTCTGTGGTTGATGAGACGGGACGCTTCGCTTGAGACTATTGCTGCTGGTGCCATGATGGGCTCCGTTGCTGGTGGAATGGTTGGGCTGTTAACCATGTTAGGGTACATGGTCCGTCATCGGCGAAAAGGCAGGGAAGTGGTCAACGGGCAATTGGATTCGGAATGGAGCAGTAAAGGGGGAGAGGTTGGATCAGAACGTCATGAGCGTCAGGAGAATACACCGGTTACGCCGCTGAAGAAAACGGTGAGTGCTATTAACCCGGCTCTGGCAGAAAGATCACGATCCAATGGGGAGTGGATCCGGACGCTGCTCATGTATGCTATCCCGGTCTGTCTCGGGTCGCTGGCTGTGCCACTGATGAATCTGGTGGATACCTTCACCGTGCCACGGCTTCTAAGGGGAGAAGGACTGGATGAGCTCCAGTCGATGGTTTCCTTCGGCATCTACAACCGTGGATTGCCGCTGGTTCAACTGGTGACGATGCTGGCCACGTCACTATCTGTGCTGTTTATTCCGGCGATGGCGGAAGCCCGGTTAAAGGGCGGGCCAGAAGCCGTCCGGCAGCAAGCAGGCCTTGCGCTGCGCTGGTTCTGGTTGATCGGCCTGGCGGCATCCGCCGGTCTCGCGGTGTTGGCGGAGCCGATTAACCGCATGCTGTACGGAGATGCCGCAGGCACCGAAGCACTGCGGTACATGGCGCTGACGGCTGCAGGTAGCACCGTCAGCATTATTGCGGCGGCGCTGCTGCAAGGCCTCGGCGCCGTGCGCGCACCCGCGTTCAGCATGCTGGCCGCCGCAGGCGTCAAGGCGCTGCTGAACGTCATGCTTGTGCCGGCGCTGGGCATCAGCGGCGCGGCTCTGGCAGGCGCAGTCGCCTACATGCTGGCGGCTGGCCTGAATGTGGCGCTGCTGGCGCGACTTGTCGCCCTGCGCCCTGCCCCTGGCGCCGTCCTGGCGAAGCCGGCGCTGGTGATCGCCGCCATGAGTCTGGCGGCGTTAGGCACTGCCTGGGCCGCCGAAGCGGTGCTCGGCGGCATGGGCGTCGCGGCCGACCGCAGGCTGGCCGCGATGGGCGTGAGCCTGCTGGGCATTGCCGCAGGCTCGGCCGTGTTCTTGCTGGCGGCGGCGCGGACAGGGCTACTGACCGCCGCGGAGCTGGCGGCTGTGCCCAAGTTAGGGCCTCGCCTTGCCAAGCTGCTGCGCAGACTGCATGTGCTGCGCTAG
- the yabP gene encoding sporulation protein YabP produces MVEHGKAKQHHLSMQNRKLLDLTGVSNVESFDSEEFLLQTELGHLTIRGHNLHIKNLSLEEGLLSIEGTVSSLQYLDPGSQSKNGKGLFGKMFR; encoded by the coding sequence ATGGTTGAGCACGGTAAGGCCAAACAGCATCATCTGAGCATGCAGAATCGGAAACTGCTGGATCTGACGGGTGTCTCCAACGTGGAGAGCTTCGACAGTGAGGAATTTTTGCTGCAGACTGAACTTGGGCATCTGACCATCCGGGGGCACAATTTACATATCAAAAACCTGAGCCTGGAGGAAGGACTGTTATCCATTGAAGGCACAGTCAGTTCGCTCCAATATCTGGACCCCGGTTCCCAGTCCAAAAATGGTAAAGGCCTGTTTGGCAAGATGTTCCGATGA
- a CDS encoding RNA-binding S4 domain-containing protein: protein MRLDKFLKVSRLIKRRTVAKDVSEQGRVLVNGREAKPSAAVKVGDELTVQFGQKLVTVKVERIAESTKKDEASSLYTLVKEEPIAKDNGMNW, encoded by the coding sequence ATGCGTCTTGATAAATTCCTGAAGGTCTCCCGGCTAATCAAACGCCGCACTGTGGCCAAGGACGTCTCTGAACAGGGACGTGTTCTGGTGAACGGACGTGAAGCTAAGCCCAGCGCCGCTGTCAAAGTGGGCGATGAGCTGACGGTTCAGTTTGGTCAGAAACTGGTCACCGTGAAGGTGGAACGAATTGCCGAGAGTACTAAGAAGGATGAGGCGAGCAGCCTCTACACCTTGGTGAAGGAAGAGCCGATCGCCAAGGATAACGGAATGAACTGGTAA
- the mazG gene encoding nucleoside triphosphate pyrophosphohydrolase, with protein MSVALTVVGLGSGDADQLTVGIIKKMKHAATLYVRTLDHPVLNDLKQEGLEMTSFDAIYEAKSSFPEVYDEIANQLIEAARKGETGTEIVYAVPGHPMVAEASVRLLKERCPQMGISLRVMGGESFLDEAFIRLGFDPIEGFQLLDASSLNTELVQPQLHTLIGQVYDVFTASDVKLCLMEVYPDDYPVFVGHALGVQGQEVIHKIPLHELDRIEGYGNLSLIYVPKNTDDALRRRSFARLHEIVNILRSPGGCPWDQEQTHQSIRKNLIEETYEVIETIDEDDPDHMKEELGDLLLQILLHSQMEEEVGTFNVYDVIEGLNDKLIFRHPHVFGDNQAEDANEALQNWEQMKAEEKKRKGQDQQKVSVLDGIPRDLPALMKGYKLQKKAAKVGFDWDDVEGVFAKIEEELAELKEAVQQGQSAEERKLELGDLLFVAANVARFIDTDPEEALAATNRKFVGRFQYIEERLREQGRTPADSNVEEMEQFWQDAKKAGL; from the coding sequence ATGAGTGTAGCTTTAACCGTAGTGGGTCTTGGATCTGGAGATGCGGACCAACTGACCGTAGGTATTATCAAAAAAATGAAACATGCAGCTACGCTGTATGTACGTACCCTGGATCATCCCGTATTGAATGATCTGAAGCAAGAGGGACTGGAGATGACCTCATTTGATGCCATCTATGAGGCGAAGTCCTCCTTCCCCGAAGTATATGATGAGATCGCGAATCAACTGATAGAAGCCGCTCGCAAGGGTGAGACCGGAACGGAGATTGTGTATGCCGTACCCGGTCATCCGATGGTAGCAGAAGCAAGTGTGCGCCTGCTCAAAGAACGTTGTCCGCAGATGGGTATCTCATTGCGTGTCATGGGCGGGGAGAGCTTTCTGGATGAAGCTTTTATCCGGCTTGGATTCGACCCGATTGAAGGGTTTCAACTCCTGGATGCCAGCAGCCTGAACACGGAGTTGGTACAACCACAGCTACATACGTTGATCGGACAAGTCTACGATGTGTTCACTGCTTCAGACGTGAAGCTGTGCCTGATGGAGGTTTACCCGGATGATTATCCGGTATTTGTTGGTCACGCGTTGGGTGTACAGGGCCAGGAGGTCATTCACAAGATTCCATTGCACGAACTGGACCGGATCGAAGGGTACGGCAATCTGTCGCTGATCTATGTACCGAAGAACACCGATGATGCCTTGCGTCGCAGATCCTTTGCGCGTTTGCATGAGATCGTGAACATTCTTCGTAGTCCTGGCGGCTGTCCATGGGATCAGGAGCAGACACATCAGTCCATTCGCAAAAACCTGATTGAAGAGACCTATGAGGTCATTGAGACGATCGATGAGGATGACCCCGACCATATGAAAGAAGAGCTGGGTGATCTGCTGCTGCAGATTTTATTACACTCACAGATGGAAGAAGAAGTGGGAACATTTAATGTGTATGATGTCATCGAAGGCTTGAATGATAAGCTGATCTTCCGCCATCCACATGTTTTTGGCGATAATCAGGCAGAAGATGCGAATGAAGCTCTTCAGAACTGGGAACAGATGAAGGCAGAGGAGAAGAAGCGCAAAGGCCAGGATCAGCAGAAGGTTTCCGTGCTGGATGGTATACCGCGTGACTTGCCTGCATTGATGAAGGGATACAAGTTACAGAAGAAAGCAGCCAAAGTAGGCTTTGACTGGGATGATGTTGAAGGTGTATTTGCCAAGATCGAGGAAGAACTGGCGGAGTTGAAAGAAGCGGTGCAACAAGGCCAGTCTGCGGAAGAACGGAAGCTCGAACTGGGTGATTTATTATTCGTAGCTGCCAACGTTGCAAGATTCATCGATACGGACCCGGAAGAGGCGCTTGCTGCGACCAACCGCAAGTTTGTTGGGCGGTTCCAGTACATCGAGGAGCGTTTGCGTGAACAGGGAAGAACACCAGCAGATAGCAATGTAGAAGAGATGGAGCAATTCTGGCAGGATGCGAAGAAAGCAGGATTATAA
- a CDS encoding HU family DNA-binding protein, with product MNKTDLINNISTKSGLTKKDVESVLNGFLGEITDALASGDKVQLIGFGTFETRKRSGRTGRNPQTGNEIVIPESTVPAFKAGNKLKEAVK from the coding sequence ATGAACAAAACAGATCTGATTAACAACATTTCAACCAAAAGTGGTTTGACTAAAAAAGACGTTGAGTCCGTATTGAACGGCTTTTTGGGAGAAATTACAGATGCACTTGCCAGCGGAGACAAAGTACAATTGATCGGCTTTGGCACTTTTGAGACCCGCAAACGTTCCGGTCGTACCGGACGTAACCCACAAACAGGGAATGAAATCGTGATTCCTGAGTCCACTGTTCCTGCATTCAAAGCAGGCAACAAACTTAAAGAAGCCGTAAAATAA
- a CDS encoding peptidylprolyl isomerase, protein MLPKYKKVGKVLSVSMVAVLSLSLLAACGKKEEAKTPESTDTSAVVATYDGGTITANEFDMEQRVMKFLYPEYAQMMDMDDFKEYLVKQEVAYEYLSGKATEDAKTAGTKAATEQFDKMKASVQADQWTEMLKAQNLTDDNIKDYMTRIMTVIKDKETGVTDDAIKAEFEKNKDQFTTASVRHVLIGFTDSKTQKERKKEDALKIAKEVKAKLDGGADFAEVVKEYSDDTNSVADGGLFKDAPVANWVDSFKEATKTLPLNKISDPVESEYGYHIIKVESRTEADFTKLSAEQKESLKSQLAAAEIDTFMQNELDKIVKEVKLPKTEKAEEGTSEGTTGTGTEGEKTTEPKTDDSTGTDTKTDQGTTGTDKDATTDEGTSSK, encoded by the coding sequence ATGTTACCAAAGTATAAAAAAGTAGGAAAAGTACTGTCTGTGAGCATGGTCGCAGTACTATCCTTATCACTGCTTGCTGCATGTGGCAAGAAGGAAGAAGCAAAAACACCTGAATCGACGGATACAAGTGCTGTAGTCGCTACGTATGATGGTGGTACCATTACAGCCAATGAATTCGACATGGAGCAACGTGTTATGAAATTCCTCTATCCGGAGTATGCACAAATGATGGATATGGACGATTTCAAGGAGTATTTGGTGAAACAGGAAGTTGCTTATGAATATCTGAGTGGTAAAGCAACTGAAGATGCTAAAACAGCCGGTACAAAAGCGGCAACTGAGCAATTCGATAAAATGAAAGCTTCTGTTCAGGCAGATCAATGGACAGAAATGCTCAAAGCTCAGAACCTGACTGACGACAACATTAAAGACTACATGACTCGGATCATGACAGTAATCAAAGATAAAGAAACAGGCGTTACGGACGATGCAATCAAGGCTGAGTTTGAGAAAAACAAAGATCAGTTCACAACGGCTTCTGTTCGTCACGTACTGATTGGATTTACAGATTCCAAAACACAAAAAGAGCGTAAAAAAGAAGATGCACTTAAAATTGCAAAAGAAGTCAAAGCCAAACTGGATGGTGGAGCTGACTTTGCAGAAGTAGTGAAAGAATATTCTGACGATACCAACTCAGTTGCTGATGGTGGGTTATTTAAAGATGCACCAGTGGCCAACTGGGTCGATTCCTTCAAAGAAGCAACCAAAACACTGCCGTTGAATAAGATTAGTGATCCTGTAGAATCTGAATATGGTTATCACATTATAAAAGTAGAATCCCGTACGGAAGCGGACTTTACTAAATTGTCGGCTGAACAAAAGGAAAGTCTGAAGAGCCAATTGGCTGCAGCTGAAATCGATACGTTCATGCAAAATGAATTGGACAAAATCGTAAAAGAAGTTAAACTGCCAAAAACAGAAAAAGCTGAAGAAGGTACGTCTGAAGGTACTACGGGTACAGGAACTGAAGGAGAGAAAACAACCGAACCAAAAACGGATGACTCCACAGGTACGGATACCAAGACTGACCAAGGTACGACTGGAACAGACAAAGATGCAACTACAGATGAAGGTACAAGCAGCAAGTAA
- the yabQ gene encoding spore cortex biosynthesis protein YabQ, protein MSPDTQWITLMWMLTSGVVMGMAYDSYRVLSGQLRFPRWSIHTLDLLYWVASALFVFRMLYAGNHGQLRFYVFLGLIIGVCFYFWLLSVTTQRFVVMLIKLARTLIHWCGHILNILIVMPAKGIYKLIRVLFGFVIAILLFLGRLVLQCLVPFGKLFRWMFRPLLKHWVTPRFMIRVGTRIAAMWKRWF, encoded by the coding sequence ATGAGTCCGGATACTCAATGGATCACATTGATGTGGATGCTTACTTCGGGGGTCGTGATGGGAATGGCCTACGACAGTTACCGGGTACTGTCCGGACAGCTACGGTTTCCGAGATGGAGTATTCACACGCTCGATCTGTTGTACTGGGTTGCTTCCGCGCTGTTCGTTTTTCGGATGCTATACGCCGGAAACCACGGACAGTTGCGGTTTTATGTCTTTTTGGGGCTGATTATAGGGGTTTGCTTCTATTTTTGGCTTTTAAGTGTTACAACCCAGCGTTTTGTGGTAATGTTAATTAAACTCGCAAGAACGCTGATTCATTGGTGTGGACATATCCTTAACATCCTGATCGTTATGCCGGCTAAAGGAATTTATAAGTTAATTCGCGTATTATTCGGTTTTGTAATTGCGATACTATTATTCCTGGGCAGGCTGGTGCTGCAATGTTTGGTACCTTTCGGCAAGTTGTTCCGCTGGATGTTTAGGCCGCTCCTGAAACATTGGGTAACGCCACGCTTCATGATCCGTGTGGGTACAAGAATTGCAGCGATGTGGAAACGCTGGTTTTAA